From the Chryseobacterium sp. G0201 genome, the window ATGGATCTCGGAACCGCTAATACACTAATCATACATAATAACAAGATTGTTATTGATCAACCCTCCATTGTTGCTATAGACAGAACAACAGGAAAGCCCATTGCAGTTGGTGAACAAGCCAAATTAATGCAAGGGAAGACCCACGAAAATATTAAAACAATCCGTCCCTTAAAAGATGGTGTTATTGCCGATTTTCACGCTTCGGAACATATGATCAAGGAATTTATCAAACAAATTCCGGGGATCAGAGGCAGGTTTATTCAGCCTGCACTTAGAATTGTTATCTGTATTCCTTCCGGAATCACCGAAGTTGAAAAAAGAGCCGTTAAAGACTCTGCGTTAAAGGTAAATGCCAAGGAAGTAAAGTTGATCTATGAACCAATGGCAGCAGCTATTGGAGCAGGTATTGATGTACAGAGTCCTGAAGGAAATATGATCGTTGATATAGGTGGCGGAACTACCGAAATCGCTGTTGTTGCGCTTGGAGGAATTGTTTGTGACAAATCTTTAAAAATTGCCGGTGATGTGTTTACCAATGATATTTCTTATTTTCTAAGATCATATCATAATTTATATATTGGAGAGCGAACTGCCGAAAGAATAAAAATTGAGATAGGTTCTGCGTTGGAAGAACTGGATTATCCTTTAGAAGATATTCCTGTACAGGGAAGAGATCTAATTACGGGTAAGCCAAAAGAGATCATGATCAATTATAAAGAGATCTTCAAAGCTCTGGATAAATCGATCATGAGAATTGAAGATGCTGTGATGGAAACATTGTCTCTTACTCCGCCCGAATTGGCTGCAGATATCTACAAAACAGGTATTTATCTTGCCGGAGGAGGCGCATTATTAAACGGATTGGCAGACAGATTACACAAAAAAACAGGATTGCCTGTATGTGTTGCTGAAGATCCTTTAAGAGCTGTTGTTCGTGGAACAGGAATCGCACTTAAAAACATCAATAAGTTTAGATTTTTAATGAGCAGTTAATTTTTTAATAAATTATTTTCGATTTGTACTGTTTTTATTTGGTTATTAACAAATTTCGACTCGATATTAACGGTTTATTTTAACTATAATAAAAAATATAAATCCTGACTAAAGTTAGGGTTTATATCTGTATGATTTATAACTGAGTGAAGCGCACTTGCGAACTTAAAAGCAATTAGTAGTCAAAAAAAATTTCGCTCTTTGAGTTTTTTAGCTCAAGGAGAATGATTTTAAGCATATTTTCAAGAAATTCATTTATTATTTGATGCATAATTAATTTTAAACTGATATTTTTACGGTGAATTAGTTGATGGGAATTTAGAGGCCAAGAATTATTTTAATGAATATAAAAATGATCAAAAAACCTTTACACAATTTCCATATTCCTGTGATGGGATTAGCGTATACGATAGACAGTCCTATCCGTGTCGCACAATACGGAATTTCTTCCGTTGTTTCTATAATTGATGATGATATTATAGAGAAAATGAAAAACTTTTATAATGAAAAATTCAATTTGAATTATTCAAGTATTTCAACAAAAATAGACGACTACCGTGCCAAAAGAATTACTGCTTATCTGGACATGGTGGATGATATCGTCAATGAAAAGTTTGATGCTTTCAAAGAAGAAATTGCGAAAAACAAAACCGCTTTGATGAACTTTGTGGATATGCTTCCCAACACTTCAGAGCTGAAAAACGGGTTGCAAAATCTTCTGAATCAAAAAGAAAGTTTTACATCATCAATTAAACATTTTATTGAAAAAAATCTATCTCCGGGGAGTATAGATGTCAATATCATGACGAAAGTTGATAAAGATAACTTCAAAAAAAATGAGCAATTACCTGTAATTTATAATGATGCTCATGCTTCACTGCGCGGTTTTGCCAACAGTAAATTGTCTTCATCGGTGGTGCTTTCCGCAGGGATGAATCCTCGTTTATACAGTTATATCGAAGAATTTGACGACTTTTTTCCTGATGAAAATGGTTTTCTGAAAAAGAAAATTATCCTGAAAGTCAGCGATTTCCGGTCAGCGATGATTCAGGGAAATTTTTTGGCTAAAAAAGGACTTTGGGTTTCTGAATACAGAATAGAATCAGGTTTAAATTGTGGTGGTCACGCTTTTGCAACAGAAGGTCTATTGCTAGGCCCAATCATGGAAGAATTTAAACAGAAAAAAAATGAACTGATTGAGTCTGCACATTCATTAATGATCAAAGCTTTAGAACAAAAAGGAAAAATTACTGTTTGTGAGCCTTTAGAAATGAAAATTACCGTTCAGGGTGGAGTAGGAACAGCTGAGGAACATGACTTTCTTCTGAAAGCGTATGATGTAAACAGTGTCGGCTGGGGCTCACCATTTTTGCTCGTTCCGGAAGCAACTTCAGTGGATCAAGAGACGCGGGAATTACTTTTAAATTCTAAAGAAAATGATTTTTATTTAAGTAATCTTTCACCTCTAGGAGTACCTTTCAATACAGTTAAAGGAACATCCAATGAAATTTTTAGGCAAAACAAAAACAACAAAAATCAGTACGGAAGTTCGTGCCCGAAAAAATTATTGGCTTTAAGTAAAGAGTTTTCACCGGAAGGAATTTGTACTGCTTCAAAAAAATATCAGGATATTAAACTTGAAAATTTAGAAGCAGAGAAACCAGTGATTACGCCGGAACAATTCCAAAAAAGAAAAGAAATTATCACAGAAAAAGCGTGTTTATGTGTCGGATTGGTGAACGCTGCCTACATGGAACAAAAGTTGGAAATAAAAGGAGAAAAACAGGGCGTGGTGATCTGTCCGGGACCAAATCTTGCTTTTTTCGATAAAGAAGTTTCACTTTCGCAGATGGTAAAACATATTTATGGAAATGGTAATATTCTTCCTGATAATAACCGTCCGAATATGTTCATTAATGAACTAAAAATGTATGTTGATCATTTGAAAAAAGAAATTTCAGATTTCTCGGGAACACTCACTAAATCACAGGATAAAAAATGGAAAACCTTTAAAGAAAACCTTTTTGAAGGAATTTCGTATTATGAAAACCTATTTAATCAATCAAATGTCTTTCAATCAGAATTAAATACAATTAGTAATCAGCTTCAACAATATAAAATGATGCTTTCAGAAATAGAACTTCCAATATTTGAAAAGTAATATCAGATTTTATCCTTTATTAAAAAGCAAAACCTTCAAATTTTAATTTGGAGGTTTTTGAATTTTCCATTTAAAGTTCTTATCATTGCACTCATGAAAAAAATGATGTGTGTACTGCTGTTTTTTGCTTCTATGTGGGTGTTTTCACAAATTAAAGCAAAAATTATCGGTATAAAAGATGGGGATACTGTTGTCGCTTTATTGGCAGACAACACTCAGGAAACTTTACGCTTGGCGGAAGTAGATTGTCCGGAAAAGAAACAGCCTTTTGGGAATAATGCCAAACAATTTACAAGTTCAAAAGTCTTTGGAAAAGAGGTTATATTTTACAGAATTAAAAAAGATAGATACCGAAGAACGATAGCTAAAATATTTTACGATGATGATAAATATCTTTCTGCTGAAATCATTAAATCCGGCTATGGATGGTGGTATTTTAAAGCTTCTAAAAATATTCAGTTAAAGGAATATGAAATTTTAGCAAAGAAAAAGAAACGAGGCTTGTGGGCAGATAAAAATGCAATATCTCCTTGGGATTTCAGAAAAATAAAGAAAGAAAAATCAAAAGCTGCTAAAATAAAAACCTCCAAATTAAATTCAGAGGTTTAGTATTTAAAAATTAAAATTAGCTTTCTGTAAGACCTTGCGTCACATCTAATCCTTCCATCACATCTAAATTTTGAAACTTTTGTTGTAGTTCCATGGTTTCAGGTACTTTTACCATTGAATTGACCGTAACGTGAGGCCAGTTAACAGGCTGTGCAGATCCTGTAGCCGGGAAAACCAAATTGATTGTCTGCGAATATTGCAATACCTGACTAGGGTTTCCTGCGCTGTCCACAATATCTTCGATCCAGAAGGTTGCATCCATTTTTGTGGCATTTACATTGGTCTGGATAAACGGAATATTTAAAATTCCACCATTAGCTTCCGGTGTGTCGGTAGACATTTGAATAACAGTCATATTGCTCACTCCGCCTGTTCCCACTAAACCTTCCAGAGTAGATTCAAGGAAAGCATTTGGATTGACCTGATTGAACGGCGCAAACTGTGGATTCCCAATAATCTGATCCGAATAACCAAGTTGAGTTATTCTGTCACCATTCAGTAAAGTTGGAATTGAAGAAGCCGGACTAAAGAAATCTGTTCCCGGATTACCCACTTCAATGGAACTTCCAAGAGCCAGTAATGAATTTCCATGAGGAATGGTCGACATACGGGCAATCGTGTAACCGCCGTTTGGCTGACCTAAATTTAAAAATAATCCTGTCTCAACATGAATCGTTGATCCTGCAGGGAAACCACGCTCGTTGCAAAAACTACTGTCACAAGCGCTTATAATTTGCTGCTCATACAAAAGACCAAAGATCATCTGTTCTACTTGTTGTCCGTTCACGACAGGACCACGATTTCCGGCCTGTACGACAACGGGATTAAAAGTCAATGTTTCAGTGTAAGGAATGACTTCAAAAACAAATCCTTTATCCTGTCCGGGAACCGAGATGGTATTCCAACCCGCTGAAATAGCTGTTGAAGGAACGTCGACGTTCTTCCAGGTTCCTACCAATGGTGCCAAAGCGCCAAGATCTGAGGCAGAAACTTTTTCAAGAGGAAGGACTTGTGCTCCTAATGTTAATCCTCTCATTTTGCTTTCTAGATTCATAATTTTTAGTTTTTAAGGTTAAAAGTTTTTAGTTTTAAAATTTAAAACCTTACAGGCTTCAGAAGCTTATAAGGTTTAATAATACTGAGTTTTTAATTAATCTTAACTTTTGTGATAAGGACATCCTGAAGGTGGATTGGCAATGCGCTCAGAAACTGCAGCAGTTGTTGTCATGCTCATTGCAGGAGGAGCATTGAAAAATTCCTGTTCGATTATTTTTCTCTGATCTGCAGGAATATCCTCGATTTTACGAAGCGTATTCACCTGAATATGTGGCCAGCTTGTTGTACCACCATCGTTTCCAAAATCAAATTCGAAAAATATAATTTGTTCATATTGTAGCTGAAGAATTTCTTTTCCGTCTTCAATTACAGTTTCGATCCAAAGATTAAAATCTATTTCAACAGTAGGTACAAAACGATTAACAAAAGGAACGTTTAGAATTCCACCTTGCGCTCCAGTTTTCATTTTTGATGATAACTGAACAAGTACATAATTGGCGACATTTTGTCCGCTCAATGTGTCTCTTAATCTCATATCCGGTCTTACGCAATAAGGATATAGCTCATCTGCCAATATTCTCTGCGTATAAATTTTGTTTGAACCGGGATCATTTTCATCATTTAAAGTCTCGTGAACCCATGCCGGAGCCGGTTCGTCAAGGTTAATAGCACCTCCGGCACCTCCCATAGTTGGTGAGATAGCAAGATGAGGTGGATCCCAAGTTGCAATACCGGTAGGGAATTGCGGAGCGCCGTTTCTAAGGTAATATACTTTATTATCTTTACTTTCAGGGGTAATATCTCCCAATACCGTAATCGTACTTCCGTGAGGGATAACTCCACTTCTTGAGATAGAATAATCAGGGATGAAATAAGGTCCTGTAATTCCATCCATTGGCTTTATTTCTTGTGCCGGAATAATTTCATAATATTGCTGTCCTTCTTTTAATTGGCTCAAAAGAATGTATGAAGAGCTACCGTTTTCGTCTCTTACTTCAACCAAAGGTTCGTTTCTGTATTCTCCTTTGTATCCGTATTTTTTAAAATCTTCATTAGAAAAGGCATGAATTCCACGGTCTCTTTTGATGGTTTCTTCAGTTGCAGCATAATTGTAAACGTCGCTTAACCAAAGATACATTCCGTTTTCTTCGTGAATTCCGGCGTATTGTAAATTTGGATTTCCTTCTACTTTATTTACACTTTTAATGGTTTGATCGTATTTTACAGCACCACAAAATAATTCTGTTGCACCACCACGGTTACGAACACCACCGGGAACGATTTCGAATGTTAATTTTTCGATATATTCTTCCGTATCAAAACTGAATTTTCCTGGAATTGTATTTTGATTGGTTCCTGGAGAAGGCATAATTGTCGTGTGAATTCCACTTCCTAATGATGGACGGTCGATATTTTTATTGTAATTAGCATTATAGCTTACCCATGTTCCATTTAATGCTTCTAAAACACCATACTTTACATTATTTGCAATGTCCTGTAAATTTTCTTCTCTAAAAGGGGTTACCGGATCGTCGATTAAAAGTTTCGAGTATCCTTCCATTAAATTGGCAAGATAACCTTGCTGATCCTGACTTGGTTGTGGTGCTCTTAAAAATTCACTTCCTTTTTCAAGACTTTCCTTTTTTCTTTTTAACATGATATATTGTTTTTATGGTTATTAATTAAGTTGTTGGATATTCAAAAGTTGGTCCTGCATTGTATTGAGAATCCAATGGTTGGCTCATCAATCCGATAGCCTGCTCTTTCAAAGCATACATATACATAATTGATTTTTCTAGCTCTTTAGCATCGCCTTCCACAGCAGCCTGAATCGCATCCAATAAGTTTTTATAGGTTTGATTAAATGCTTTTCCCTGCGCATACAATTGCGGATTTGACTGATAATCTGCCATTTTCGGGTTTGGTTTCATCGGATAAGCTGCATTCCAGTCCACAGGTAGTGCTTTTCCGACAGGTGGAGTAGTAACAGGCATCATTCCGTTTTCATCCATAAAAGGTTTATAGTTTCCATCCAAATAATAATGTTCATGGAAAATTTCTTTAAATCTGAAATAATGTGCCAATTCCATCCCTTCTTCAAACTGGGAAGGATCAACATCAAAAATGGTATCATCAGCACCTTCACCCTGACCTTTAATTTCCTGAAAAACAGCAATTACGCCTGATAAAGCTTCCACAGCGTGTAATTTTCCACCGCTTCCGTAATATTGCTCCGGACGGATCTGTTTTGCCGGATTTCCTGTGAAAATTCCTCCTGTATTTAATTCTTCAAATGTTTGAGGTAATTTTCCGTTGGCTTTGTAATAAGCAATGATTTGGAAAACAACGATATAAAAGAACAAAACATCATAATATTCACCAATTGTGTGAACATTTTCCATGATGAAACCTTTCATATTTTCAAGAGTCCAGAAGTTATTTTCTTCTACTGATGCACTTTTAATCAATGACTGATTTTCTTCAATATGATCATATACCGGAGCATTTACCAAAGGGCTGCTCGGACTTTCAATGGCGATAAATGTCGCGATACTGTTTGTAGAAAACGTTTCCAATCCTACGAAGAAATCAACATTCATAGGTAATTTCATCGGATAAGTAGGGTAGTTTTGAGGCTTGTTTACGGATGGCTGAATATTCACTGCATTCATCACGTTACAAACCATAATCATATGAAGCATTTCTTCCACGGCAACACTTCTGATGATTTGTGAAGCTAATAAATTCGTTCCATCTTTAATCGAATACAAAGCCGTAAGATAAGGAGGAATTGTTGAATGCTCAATAAGAATCGCTGTTTGTAAAAGGTCTTGTAACACAGAACGGTAATTCATGTTTTCTAAACCACTTTTTTTAGATGAAGGAGTCATTTTTGTATCTAATTTTTCGATACTGATCTCCTGTAAAACTGATCCGAACTGAGAATTTAAATAATCATTAAATTCTGTGATCTGATTATTTAACAATAAATTGGTTAACGTTTTACTGTGATATTTCAATCCTTCCAACCAATCTTCTCTGCTGATTTTTGTGTCGAATAATAAAGAATGTAAAGAAATTGCCTCTTCAACAAGGGTATTTTTGTCGAAAGAACCTTTTAATAAAATTTGTTCAGGTTCTGCTTTATTGATTAATCTTTGTCTCATGGTTTCAGTTTTTAAATTTGTTTTCTAAATCACTCAGAATAGATTCTACCGAACGAATCGTGAATGCTGATAAGGTTAAAGTAGGGTTCGAAGTTCCCAAAGTTGTCATATTTCCTGCGCCAACGATGTATAAATTCGGGTGATCCCAAGATTTACAATAGCTGTTGGTCACAGAATCATCCGCATTGTCGCCCATTCTGTGAGTTCCTACGATGTGGCCGGCTCCATTGTAAGAATATCTTACGTTGTTGTAGATGAAAGTGTTTTTGTCAGCCTCGGTATATTTAGTGAAATCTTCGATATTTAACCTTTTAAACATTTGATCGGAAGCTAATTTTGCCTGTTCCATTGCTTTCATTTCGTATTCCGTCAGTTCATAATTAATGACAGGACGCGGAATTCCCAAAGCATCCAGATATTGATCATTGATCGTCACTCTATTATTCGGATTGGGCAATTGTTCGATCTCAAAATGGAATAAAACCTGTCTTGAAAGTCTGTAAGCCAAAGCTTCTTTCAATTCAGCTCCAAAAAGACCTTGTCCCAAAAATTCTGAAAGATCTGATCCCGGAGAAAACGCAGGCCAGCTCCATCCCCAATTATCTAGTGGAGAAATCCACGCAGAAAATTCACTTCTGAAATTCCCGTCACGGAAAGATGAAATATTGGTAGTAGAACCTGGACCTCTATATGAATAAATCGGCTCCGGAAATAATCCCCAAGTAAGCATTACCATGTGATCCATTAAGTTTCTTCCCACCTGATCGCTTCGGTTGGCAACGGTTTTTTCAACTTTTTGTCCGTTTTCAATAACCGTATATTTTGAATTCAATAAAATTTTTGGATTTTCAAAAGCATTGGCGGCTAGAATCACAATTGAATCTAAGGTGTCAACGACTTCTTCCACAAAATCAGTTTTCTCCTTAGAAATATATCTTCTCAAATGGATTTTTGAAATTTTCTCCTGATCTGCCTGATCAACACTCAATTTATACACAACACTCTGCGCCTGAACGCTGATGAATTTATGTTTTTGAAGATTTTCGTTTTTATTGAATTTATACAAAGCTTTTTTCAACGTTTTCAATGCATTGTATTTTGCCTGAACGGGACAGATCGGAACGCATGAAGCATTTCCTTCACAACGTTCTCCCATATAAGGATTCCAGACAGAGCCTAGCGCTTTGTATTCTTCGTTTTCAATATTATTTAATGATAATTTATATCCCGAAACTGTAGAATTGGCTTTGATGATTTTCGCTTTTCCATACGCAGGATTGGGCGTAGAATTTCTTCCCTGAGGAGACGGAACCATCGTTAACGGAAACTCTTCAAAATTTAACTGAACACTCGTTCCTGTAAGGCCTTTAATGATCTTCTGATCCATATAACTTTGAGGTATTTCATCCATCGGGAAAACATAATCTTTACCATAATATTCCTCCATGCTTTCTGAAATCGGATATTCCTGCGCTGCAACATTTCCGGAAACACCGATCTCAAATTCGGCCATTTCGTAATATGGTTTTAAAGTATCGTAATCAATTGGCCAGTTGATAGGTGTTTTAACCTCAGAATCAGGTTTATTGATTTCAATACCATATTTTTCAGTCAATCTGAAATCATTCGGGAGCATTCTTGGAGTTGTTCCTAACCAGTGAAGTGTTGTTCCGCCAGCGATTCTGATGGCATCACTCGCAAACGGCATCGGACCAAACTGGACCAAATATCCTTTTTTATCCGGAAACGGAGGAATAATCTTTTCCATATCCAAAACGTCGGGTGATGGAGCCTGTTTTAAATTCGGGTAAGGAGAATTCGGAACTTTCGCTTCCTCCATATAAAATTTACGAATGTACTCGTTATAAGTTGTCAATGATGACGATGAGTCAAGTTCTAATCCGGCTTCCAGCCCAGCTTCGTACATTAAAATTGATAATTCTCTTACGTTTTCAGGATTGTCAACTTCTGCACGATAAACCATTTTGCCTTTTTCGGTATCAAAAACATGATCGGTCAAAAGCTTCGCGATCAATGATCCTGCGATCCCCGTTCCTACGATGATCACATCTTTTTTGAATTCTATATTGCTCATGAGTTGCTGTTTACAGGTTGAACGGCCCAAGATTTGAAACCAGGTTGTTTTGCTCCCGGCGGATGGGCGTGCATAACAGTCCAGACCAGACTTTCTTTGTAGGATAACTCATTCACATAAGCGCCTTCCCAAGTTCCCAAATACCACATCGTGATGATATTGTTTGACATATCCTGCATTCCCGGATCTGCCATAATTTCGGATTGAATGGCATTTCTCAATTGATCCTGACTGAAAGAATTTTCAAGGATAAATTTTGAAACATTCAGAAATTCTAAGAATGTTGCTGTTTCGATTTCACCTAAAATATGCTTGTAATAGGTCTCCGCCAAACCGGTGGATTGCAGCTCGTTCGCAGAAAATCCGGTAAGAGTTCCTGAAATCGACATAAACACGTCGTAGTAGTAATCATCGACGTTGAGGATTTTGTTAATAATCATTTCGTTTAAATTTTGATGGTTAAAGTTTTTTAAATGACAGTTATCATTTTATGTTTTGAAACATTGCTCATTTGCCATAATTATCAGTTTTTGTTTATTCAAATGTAAAGAGTTGGAATTGTTTTAATTTCAGTATTTCTACTTAATTTATATCTCCTTAATGTTATTTAAAATCAGTCTAGATAAGGCTTGAATTGAATTTTTCTGTATTAAAATTACACAATTTATCACTTGATAGAGATTAAATATGTTAACATAATAAATTTTATTTTTAGACTAAATAAGATTTATTTTCAATTAAGATTTTATAAAAATTAATTAAATTGTCCATAATTTCATAAAAAATGACTTTACGTAAAATATCTATTACATTTTTCACAATATTGAGTGTTGCAGTTACAGCGCAAAGCAGTAAAAAGCAGATGTCAAAATTGATTCAGGACGAATTTCAATTTGCTGAAAAGCAGTATAAATATTTAATGAAAGACATTCCGAACGATAAAATGCCCCAATCATTTAAAGCTTCTGAAGGAAAGTTGATTACAAAAGATATCAGTTGGTGGTGTTCTGGTTTTTATCCCGGCTCGTTATGGATGATTTATGAGCAAACCAAAGATCCCGAAATCAAAAAAGAAGCGGAAAGAACTTTAAATTTAATAGAATCAAACAAGACATTTACCCGAGATCATGATTTAGGTTTTATGATGTTTTGCAGTTTCGGAAATGCGTACAGAATTACAAAAAATCCGGTATATAAAGATGTTATTCTTACTTCTGCAGAGTCACTTTCAACCCGATTTCGA encodes:
- a CDS encoding rod shape-determining protein, with amino-acid sequence MGLFDMFTQEIAMDLGTANTLIIHNNKIVIDQPSIVAIDRTTGKPIAVGEQAKLMQGKTHENIKTIRPLKDGVIADFHASEHMIKEFIKQIPGIRGRFIQPALRIVICIPSGITEVEKRAVKDSALKVNAKEVKLIYEPMAAAIGAGIDVQSPEGNMIVDIGGGTTEIAVVALGGIVCDKSLKIAGDVFTNDISYFLRSYHNLYIGERTAERIKIEIGSALEELDYPLEDIPVQGRDLITGKPKEIMINYKEIFKALDKSIMRIEDAVMETLSLTPPELAADIYKTGIYLAGGGALLNGLADRLHKKTGLPVCVAEDPLRAVVRGTGIALKNINKFRFLMSS
- a CDS encoding thermonuclease family protein, which produces MNFPFKVLIIALMKKMMCVLLFFASMWVFSQIKAKIIGIKDGDTVVALLADNTQETLRLAEVDCPEKKQPFGNNAKQFTSSKVFGKEVIFYRIKKDRYRRTIAKIFYDDDKYLSAEIIKSGYGWWYFKASKNIQLKEYEILAKKKKRGLWADKNAISPWDFRKIKKEKSKAAKIKTSKLNSEV
- a CDS encoding heme-binding protein, whose protein sequence is MNLESKMRGLTLGAQVLPLEKVSASDLGALAPLVGTWKNVDVPSTAISAGWNTISVPGQDKGFVFEVIPYTETLTFNPVVVQAGNRGPVVNGQQVEQMIFGLLYEQQIISACDSSFCNERGFPAGSTIHVETGLFLNLGQPNGGYTIARMSTIPHGNSLLALGSSIEVGNPGTDFFSPASSIPTLLNGDRITQLGYSDQIIGNPQFAPFNQVNPNAFLESTLEGLVGTGGVSNMTVIQMSTDTPEANGGILNIPFIQTNVNATKMDATFWIEDIVDSAGNPSQVLQYSQTINLVFPATGSAQPVNWPHVTVNSMVKVPETMELQQKFQNLDVMEGLDVTQGLTES
- a CDS encoding peroxidase, FMP-type, which encodes MLKRKKESLEKGSEFLRAPQPSQDQQGYLANLMEGYSKLLIDDPVTPFREENLQDIANNVKYGVLEALNGTWVSYNANYNKNIDRPSLGSGIHTTIMPSPGTNQNTIPGKFSFDTEEYIEKLTFEIVPGGVRNRGGATELFCGAVKYDQTIKSVNKVEGNPNLQYAGIHEENGMYLWLSDVYNYAATEETIKRDRGIHAFSNEDFKKYGYKGEYRNEPLVEVRDENGSSSYILLSQLKEGQQYYEIIPAQEIKPMDGITGPYFIPDYSISRSGVIPHGSTITVLGDITPESKDNKVYYLRNGAPQFPTGIATWDPPHLAISPTMGGAGGAINLDEPAPAWVHETLNDENDPGSNKIYTQRILADELYPYCVRPDMRLRDTLSGQNVANYVLVQLSSKMKTGAQGGILNVPFVNRFVPTVEIDFNLWIETVIEDGKEILQLQYEQIIFFEFDFGNDGGTTSWPHIQVNTLRKIEDIPADQRKIIEQEFFNAPPAMSMTTTAAVSERIANPPSGCPYHKS
- a CDS encoding ferritin-like domain-containing protein; the encoded protein is MRQRLINKAEPEQILLKGSFDKNTLVEEAISLHSLLFDTKISREDWLEGLKYHSKTLTNLLLNNQITEFNDYLNSQFGSVLQEISIEKLDTKMTPSSKKSGLENMNYRSVLQDLLQTAILIEHSTIPPYLTALYSIKDGTNLLASQIIRSVAVEEMLHMIMVCNVMNAVNIQPSVNKPQNYPTYPMKLPMNVDFFVGLETFSTNSIATFIAIESPSSPLVNAPVYDHIEENQSLIKSASVEENNFWTLENMKGFIMENVHTIGEYYDVLFFYIVVFQIIAYYKANGKLPQTFEELNTGGIFTGNPAKQIRPEQYYGSGGKLHAVEALSGVIAVFQEIKGQGEGADDTIFDVDPSQFEEGMELAHYFRFKEIFHEHYYLDGNYKPFMDENGMMPVTTPPVGKALPVDWNAAYPMKPNPKMADYQSNPQLYAQGKAFNQTYKNLLDAIQAAVEGDAKELEKSIMYMYALKEQAIGLMSQPLDSQYNAGPTFEYPTT
- a CDS encoding GMC oxidoreductase encodes the protein MSNIEFKKDVIIVGTGIAGSLIAKLLTDHVFDTEKGKMVYRAEVDNPENVRELSILMYEAGLEAGLELDSSSSLTTYNEYIRKFYMEEAKVPNSPYPNLKQAPSPDVLDMEKIIPPFPDKKGYLVQFGPMPFASDAIRIAGGTTLHWLGTTPRMLPNDFRLTEKYGIEINKPDSEVKTPINWPIDYDTLKPYYEMAEFEIGVSGNVAAQEYPISESMEEYYGKDYVFPMDEIPQSYMDQKIIKGLTGTSVQLNFEEFPLTMVPSPQGRNSTPNPAYGKAKIIKANSTVSGYKLSLNNIENEEYKALGSVWNPYMGERCEGNASCVPICPVQAKYNALKTLKKALYKFNKNENLQKHKFISVQAQSVVYKLSVDQADQEKISKIHLRRYISKEKTDFVEEVVDTLDSIVILAANAFENPKILLNSKYTVIENGQKVEKTVANRSDQVGRNLMDHMVMLTWGLFPEPIYSYRGPGSTTNISSFRDGNFRSEFSAWISPLDNWGWSWPAFSPGSDLSEFLGQGLFGAELKEALAYRLSRQVLFHFEIEQLPNPNNRVTINDQYLDALGIPRPVINYELTEYEMKAMEQAKLASDQMFKRLNIEDFTKYTEADKNTFIYNNVRYSYNGAGHIVGTHRMGDNADDSVTNSYCKSWDHPNLYIVGAGNMTTLGTSNPTLTLSAFTIRSVESILSDLENKFKN
- a CDS encoding sugar dehydrogenase complex small subunit; protein product: MIINKILNVDDYYYDVFMSISGTLTGFSANELQSTGLAETYYKHILGEIETATFLEFLNVSKFILENSFSQDQLRNAIQSEIMADPGMQDMSNNIITMWYLGTWEGAYVNELSYKESLVWTVMHAHPPGAKQPGFKSWAVQPVNSNS